The Ruania alba genome window below encodes:
- a CDS encoding fatty acid desaturase family protein, producing MADTLVGPMADHTNIPPQRNTPRKAAAVTRDYRTLARRVRATGLFQRRYGYYWTRLVLTVAAFAGVWVGVVLLGDTWWQLALAVTMAFILAQLAFLGHDSAHRQIFRSWSWNEWTSRVLANGLVGLSNAWWTLKHDAHHNAPNQESRDPDIESRVIAFTPAAASSRRGFRRWFARRQGWFFFPLLTLEGLNLHVASVRAVLGRRPIPRRAVEAPMVLGRLVLYVAALFLLMPPTLAATFLAVQLAVFGVLLGGAFAPNHKGMPIVPADSRIDFLRRQVLMSRNIRGNPVVDVLMGGLNRQIEHHLFPSMPRPALREVQPIVREHCDDLDITYTEVGFFSSYRIVIRYLNDVEGSTREPFACPVAASLGR from the coding sequence ATGGCTGACACACTCGTCGGCCCGATGGCCGACCATACGAACATCCCCCCGCAGCGGAACACCCCGCGAAAGGCAGCGGCCGTCACCCGCGACTACCGGACACTGGCGCGGCGCGTCCGCGCCACCGGACTGTTCCAGCGACGGTACGGGTACTACTGGACCCGCCTGGTGCTGACCGTGGCCGCCTTCGCCGGCGTCTGGGTGGGCGTGGTGCTGCTGGGCGACACCTGGTGGCAGCTCGCGCTCGCGGTCACGATGGCGTTCATCCTCGCGCAGCTGGCGTTCCTCGGCCACGACAGCGCCCACCGCCAGATCTTCCGCTCGTGGTCCTGGAACGAATGGACCTCCCGCGTACTGGCCAACGGACTGGTCGGGCTGAGCAACGCGTGGTGGACGCTCAAGCACGACGCGCACCACAACGCACCGAACCAGGAGAGCCGGGATCCGGACATCGAGTCCCGGGTGATCGCGTTCACCCCGGCGGCCGCCTCCTCCCGACGGGGGTTCCGACGCTGGTTCGCCCGCCGACAGGGGTGGTTCTTCTTCCCGCTGCTCACTCTGGAGGGTCTGAACCTGCACGTCGCGAGCGTGCGGGCGGTGCTCGGGCGACGCCCCATACCGCGCCGCGCAGTGGAGGCGCCGATGGTGCTCGGCCGGCTCGTGCTCTACGTGGCGGCCTTGTTCCTGCTGATGCCGCCGACTCTCGCCGCGACCTTCCTCGCAGTCCAGCTGGCCGTGTTCGGTGTGCTGCTGGGCGGAGCGTTCGCCCCGAACCACAAGGGCATGCCGATCGTCCCCGCAGATAGCAGGATCGACTTCCTGCGGCGGCAGGTGCTGATGTCGCGCAATATCCGCGGCAACCCGGTCGTCGACGTGCTGATGGGCGGTCTGAACCGTCAGATCGAGCACCACCTGTTCCCGAGCATGCCGCGACCGGCGCTCCGCGAAGTCCAGCCCATCGTGCGCGAGCACTGCGACGACCTCGACATCACCTACACCGAGGTCGGTTTCTTCTCCTCCTACCGCATCGTGATCCGATATCTGAACGACGTCGAAGGCTCGACGCGCGAGCCCTTCGCCTGTCCGGTCGCCGCGAGCCTGGGCCGCTGA
- a CDS encoding deoxyribonuclease IV, translated as MAVLGAHVDQADPIAEAQARGAQLAQIFIGDPQAWKGHAVGYPDGPAALKQAAEDAGITLVVHAPYVINVATTNNRIRIPSRKMLQKQVSLAAEIGAIGVVVHGGHVLASDDEAVGFDNWRKCIDQLDAEVPIFIENTAGGNKAMARGVEKLERLWASVMEADGGDQVGFCLDTCHAYAGGEELAGLVDRVMAVTGRIDLVHANDSRDAFDSGADRHANLGHGSLPGDELVELVRSAGAPVVVETPGGAPEHATDLEWLRERLG; from the coding sequence ATGGCAGTACTCGGAGCTCACGTGGACCAGGCCGACCCGATCGCAGAGGCGCAGGCGCGCGGCGCGCAGCTGGCGCAGATCTTCATCGGGGACCCGCAGGCGTGGAAGGGCCACGCGGTCGGGTACCCGGACGGGCCAGCTGCGCTGAAGCAGGCCGCGGAGGACGCCGGGATCACCCTGGTGGTGCACGCCCCGTACGTGATCAACGTGGCCACCACGAACAACCGGATCCGGATCCCCAGCCGGAAGATGCTGCAGAAGCAGGTGAGTTTGGCCGCCGAGATCGGTGCGATCGGGGTGGTGGTGCACGGCGGGCACGTGCTCGCCTCCGATGACGAGGCGGTCGGCTTCGACAATTGGCGCAAGTGCATCGACCAGTTGGACGCCGAGGTGCCGATCTTCATCGAGAACACCGCCGGCGGCAACAAGGCGATGGCTCGCGGGGTGGAGAAACTGGAACGCCTGTGGGCTTCGGTGATGGAGGCCGACGGCGGTGATCAGGTGGGCTTCTGCCTGGACACCTGCCACGCCTACGCTGGCGGTGAGGAGCTCGCCGGACTCGTGGACCGGGTCATGGCCGTCACCGGGCGGATCGACCTGGTGCACGCCAACGACAGCCGGGACGCCTTCGACTCGGGGGCGGACCGCCACGCCAACCTCGGCCACGGCTCGCTCCCCGGTGATGAGCTCGTTGAGCTGGTCCGCTCCGCTGGTGCGCCCGTGGTGGTGGAGACCCCGGGCGGCGCTCCCGAGCACGCGACGGACCTGGAGTGGTTGCGGGAACGCCTCGGCTGA
- a CDS encoding Fpg/Nei family DNA glycosylase, translating to MPEGHTIHSLAHRLDRAFAGRPVQASSPQGRFAGGAALLDGRELFGSQGYGKHLFSEFAGDVWLHVHLGLIGLFPVLPIPDGAADVPVTGAVRLRLRGDGHVADLRGPMTCAVRTPEEVEAIMAPLGPDPLRPDADPDLGWQRLQRSSKPVAELLMDQKVIAGVGNVYRCEVLFRRRVDPMRPGNEIRPATWRAIWEDLAMLLPLGVAFNQILTMDDQVEQATAEVASGAAAAYTATLTGQGLGDRFERRFFTYKRTGEPCLVCGSRIRAAPLAGRTLYWCGRCQRRR from the coding sequence ATGCCCGAAGGCCACACCATCCACTCCCTCGCCCACCGGCTCGATCGCGCCTTTGCCGGACGCCCGGTGCAGGCGTCCAGCCCGCAGGGCAGGTTTGCCGGCGGGGCGGCGCTGCTGGACGGGCGGGAGCTGTTCGGCTCCCAGGGCTATGGCAAGCATCTGTTCTCCGAGTTCGCCGGGGATGTGTGGTTGCACGTGCATCTCGGCCTGATCGGCCTCTTTCCGGTGCTGCCGATTCCCGACGGCGCAGCGGATGTTCCCGTGACCGGTGCGGTTCGTCTGCGGTTGCGCGGGGATGGGCATGTGGCTGACCTGCGTGGCCCGATGACCTGCGCGGTGCGCACGCCGGAGGAGGTTGAGGCCATCATGGCTCCGCTGGGGCCGGACCCGTTGCGCCCTGACGCCGACCCGGACCTGGGCTGGCAGCGGCTGCAGCGCAGCAGCAAGCCCGTGGCCGAGCTACTGATGGACCAGAAGGTGATCGCCGGCGTCGGCAACGTCTACCGGTGCGAGGTGCTGTTTCGCCGTCGGGTGGACCCGATGCGGCCTGGCAACGAGATTCGCCCGGCCACCTGGCGGGCCATCTGGGAGGACCTGGCCATGCTGCTGCCACTCGGGGTCGCGTTCAACCAGATCCTCACCATGGACGATCAGGTGGAGCAGGCGACGGCGGAGGTCGCCTCGGGCGCGGCCGCCGCCTACACCGCCACCCTCACCGGACAGGGCCTGGGGGACCGGTTCGAGCGCCGGTTCTTCACCTACAAGCGCACCGGCGAACCGTGCCTGGTGTGCGGGTCCCGGATCCGTGCGGCGCCCTTGGCCGGGCGCACCTTGTACTGGTGCGGGCGGTGCCAGCGGCGCCGGTAG
- a CDS encoding LLM class F420-dependent oxidoreductase, giving the protein MQLRIFTEPQQGASYDDQLAVAKATEELGFDAFFRSDHFLAMGGDGRPGPTDSWVTLAGLARETSRIRLGTLVSSATFRHPGMLAIQVAQVDAMSGGRVELGLGTGWFAAEHAAYGIPFPDKRFGMLEEQLAVVTGLWNTPTGETFSHHGRHYQLTDSPALPKPAQSPVPIVIGGQGKKRTPALAARYASDFNLGFAPLDQIAAGFERVREACRAVERDPAEITYSAALVACVGTDEAELARRAAAIGREPAELREHGVAGTVAEVVDRLAWLAEQGVQRTYLQILDLSDLDHLDLIAREVAPQL; this is encoded by the coding sequence ATGCAGCTGCGAATCTTCACCGAACCCCAGCAGGGCGCGAGCTACGACGATCAGCTCGCCGTGGCGAAGGCCACCGAAGAGCTCGGTTTCGACGCCTTCTTCCGCTCCGACCACTTTCTCGCGATGGGCGGGGACGGACGTCCCGGCCCCACCGACTCCTGGGTGACCCTGGCCGGACTAGCGCGGGAGACGTCCCGGATCCGGCTCGGCACGCTGGTCTCCTCGGCCACCTTCCGCCACCCGGGCATGCTGGCGATCCAGGTGGCGCAGGTGGATGCGATGTCCGGTGGCCGGGTGGAGCTCGGGCTGGGCACCGGCTGGTTCGCCGCCGAGCACGCCGCCTACGGCATCCCGTTCCCGGACAAGCGGTTCGGCATGCTGGAGGAGCAGCTGGCCGTCGTCACCGGCCTGTGGAACACCCCGACCGGGGAGACGTTCTCGCACCACGGCCGGCACTACCAGCTCACCGACTCCCCTGCGCTGCCCAAGCCGGCACAGTCCCCGGTGCCGATCGTGATCGGCGGCCAGGGCAAGAAGCGCACCCCGGCGCTCGCGGCCAGGTACGCCAGCGACTTCAACCTCGGGTTCGCACCGCTGGACCAGATCGCGGCCGGCTTCGAGCGGGTGCGCGAGGCGTGCCGGGCGGTCGAACGCGATCCGGCGGAGATCACCTACTCGGCGGCACTGGTCGCCTGTGTGGGAACCGACGAGGCGGAGCTCGCGCGCCGCGCCGCCGCGATCGGCCGCGAGCCGGCGGAGCTGCGCGAGCACGGGGTGGCCGGCACCGTCGCCGAGGTGGTCGATCGACTGGCCTGGCTGGCCGAGCAGGGCGTGCAGCGCACGTACCTGCAGATCCTGGATCTCTCAGACCTGGATCACCTGGATCTG
- a CDS encoding 2-dehydro-3-deoxy-6-phosphogalactonate aldolase, with the protein MTGLIAILRGLEPADAAAVGQVLYETGFRTLEVPLNSPEPLRSIEILRESLPTDAQVGAGTVLTTAQVAEVRTAGGQLVVSPNTDIAVIEATVAAGLASYPGVATVSEAFTAIGAGARALKLFPAQQVGLAGMKAWLAVLPPVDLIPVGGVGADQMAEWVAAGATGFGIGNSLFAPGVRPEELRTRAAALTQAWDAAAPGVRTVRIG; encoded by the coding sequence ATGACTGGACTGATCGCCATCCTGCGCGGACTCGAGCCGGCTGACGCGGCCGCCGTCGGGCAGGTGCTGTACGAGACCGGCTTCCGCACGCTCGAAGTGCCACTGAACTCACCCGAACCGTTGCGCAGCATCGAGATCCTGCGGGAGTCGCTCCCCACCGACGCCCAGGTGGGCGCCGGGACCGTGCTCACGACGGCGCAGGTCGCCGAGGTGCGCACGGCCGGTGGACAGTTGGTCGTCTCCCCGAACACCGACATCGCCGTCATCGAGGCCACAGTGGCGGCCGGTCTGGCCAGCTACCCGGGGGTAGCGACCGTGTCAGAAGCGTTCACCGCGATCGGGGCAGGCGCCCGGGCACTGAAGTTGTTCCCGGCTCAGCAGGTGGGCCTCGCGGGGATGAAGGCCTGGCTCGCCGTGCTGCCGCCGGTGGACCTGATCCCGGTGGGTGGTGTCGGCGCGGACCAGATGGCCGAGTGGGTTGCCGCGGGTGCCACCGGGTTCGGGATCGGCAACTCGCTGTTCGCCCCAGGCGTACGCCCGGAGGAGCTACGCACGCGGGCGGCGGCACTGACTCAGGCCTGGGATGCCGCCGCTCCCGGGGTGCGCACCGTCCGCATCGGCTGA